A DNA window from Drosophila biarmipes strain raj3 chromosome 2R, RU_DBia_V1.1, whole genome shotgun sequence contains the following coding sequences:
- the LOC108022491 gene encoding uncharacterized protein LOC108022491 — protein MERSHSCSNFEDGRGGIKVVDGPLEPLAGSSDQLASVHFPPSKPLRRRRKLQRQQSAVDADDMEYAADLEENADPDVENATPAAPLPLPLRHITSCMGSRSLRHEESFESSSTAPELSPQAQRQQRFSSLLLRDSSVSVQSDSSRYSSVDSLLEARKPDPEAILINLGFGPLSSEDMLSRIPRRFLKPSQVPGIDTDAFVQRLTLARSLADSSVLGYRGLTGNPDMPPSSIVASIMKRFEVNHHRKNSMGSIKPSIQ, from the coding sequence ATGGAGCGCTCGCACAGCTGTAGCAATTTCGAGGATGGCAGGGGGGGCATCAAGGTCGTCGATGGACCCTTGGAGCCGCTGGCCGGCAGCAGTGATCAGCTAGCCAGCGTTCACTTTCCGCCCAGCAAACCGCTGCGCCGGCGCAGAAAACTCCAGCGACAACAGTCGGCGGTGGACGCCGATGACATGGAGTATGCCGCCGACCTGGAGGAGAATGCCGATCCGGATGTGGAGAACGCAACGCCTGCGGCGCCATTGCCACTGCCCCTGCGACACATAACGTCCTGCATGGGTAGCCGCAGCCTGCGCCACGAGGAATCCTTCGAGTCCTCCAGCACGGCCCCGGAGCTGAGTCCGCAGGCTCAGAGGCAGCAGCGATTTAGCAGCCTACTCCTGCGAGACAGCTCTGTGTCCGTGCAGTCCGACTCGAGTCGCTACTCCAGTGTGGACAGTCTGCTGGAGGCCCGCAAGCCCGATCCCGAGGCCATACTCATCAACCTGGGCTTTGGCCCCCTCAGCTCCGAGGACATGCTGTCCAGGATACCCCGAAGGTTCCTCAAGCCCTCGCAAGTGCCTGGCATCGATACCGATGCCTTCGTGCAAAGACTGACTTTGGCCCGGTCCCTCGCCGACTCCAGTGTCCTGGGCTATAGGGGTCTCACCGGCAACCCCGACATGCCACCCTCCTCCATTGTGGCCAGCATTATGAAGCGCTTCGAGGTGAACCACCATCGCAAGAACTCCATGGGCTCCATCAAGCCCTCCATTCAATGA